A segment of the Aureliella helgolandensis genome:
TCACCGGTGGATTTGTCGATGCGGCGATTCCATTTATTGACCAAGCAGTCGCCAATGACAAGCCGTTCTACATCAACCTTTGGCCAGACGATGTCCATGGTCCGTATTGGCCCCCTGTCGAATCCTGGGGGGACGGATCAAAGAGGCGTTTGTATCTCTCAGTGCTCGAGTCGATGGACCAGCAGTTTGGAAGGCTTTTTGACCGTATCCGTAGCGATGCTAAATTGCGAGATAACACGCTGATCCTCATATGTTCGGACAATGGCCCGGCACCAGGTGCTGGTGAAGCGGGACCGTTTCGCGGTTTCAAAACGCACTTGTACGAAGGCGGCATCCGCTCGCCGCTGATCGTGTGGGGGCCAAACTTCCTTCGGAAAAAGGGATACAACAACACCGAATCGGTGTTTTCAGCAGTGGACCTCGCACCAACTCTGCTTGCGTTTACGGACACCACATTTCCTGCCGGTATCCAGTTCGATGGAGAACCTTTGGTCGCAACGTTGCTGGGAGATGGTGGTTCACGTGCAGCCCCGCTGTTTTTTCGCCGGCCACCCGACCGTGACTCTTATTATGGGGTCGATGACTTGCCCGACCTCGCCGTTCGCGCCGGAAAGTGGAAGCTGTTGTGCGAATACGATGGCTCGGCTCCAGAACTCTACGACATGCAGACCGACCGAGGCGAGTCGTCAAATGTAGCAGCTAACCACGCCGATATCGTGGCACACCTCACCCGATCGCTACTTGCGTGGCACAAGAGCATGCCGCCCGACAATGGCCCGATCCTTAGCAAACAGGCGAAGTGAGTGGTGAGTGATATGCAATTCACTCAACGCGCCGCTTTGCCGGGCTGTTGATTTAATAGCAATTTGCATTTTAATGCGGAGGTAACATCCTTAATTGACTTGTAGCGGAGGTTATCTTTCCTTGCGCGCGCGGTGGGTTACTATTTCAACAGCCCGTTTGCGCCGGGGGGACGTTTTCTGCTAACGTCGAATCCCCACCTGAGCCGCCACGAGAACTTACGGAAGGCTCGCGACGCCTTGCCTTTAAGACGCAGGGAAAGGGGGGCTGCAAAGCAGCGAACTGACTTTCCTTCTGGCGTTCATTGGGGAGCGCTTTTGGCGCGTAGTCGTCTGGTTTTAGGATTTCGTGCAGCTAATTCTTCGGCTAAGTGCTCGAGGGTGAGCTGGTGAATGCGCCTCAATTCAGACTGCTTAGGCGAACTGAGTCCGTGCCGAGTATCGCGGTCATATTCGAGATTGTCTGCTGCAATTTGTGAATCAACCTGTTGGAGCTGTTCATCCAGCATGGCGACAACCGCTGCAGACGCTTCTTGTTTCGAGTTCTTGGTGACCATCATCGACTTACCGTTCGACTTGGATTGTGCGATGGCAAGTTGAGCTTTTCTCACATTGATTTCCGCGATATCGAAATGTCCCTGCTCATGGTCAAGTAGGGCAGTGCTTGCGTGGGATGCCCACCACGAATCTTGTGGTAAGAAGACAGTGAAAAGAGTGATGGAGGTGATTTTTGCCTCAAAATGGCGGCCCGATCGCCTAATCGAGTAGCGGAATTTGGAACGGACCCGCGTCGCGGTGTTGGCTTGCGCGGTGCTGCCCGGTTCGACGCGGCCGATAAATTCGCTGATGGTGAGCGGTCCCAATTCATAGGGCCGTTCGAGGGCAGCGGGTTCTTTACCCACTGCAACTCCCCAGCAGCAAAAAAACGTTAGCCACTGTGCAGCTTGGAAAGACGTGATCAACCGCATTGTTTATTCCAGCTGGTTCGATTTGGGGCTTGAGTAATCGGGGCATGACTGGGGACACCCGCATACCACGATACATCCAGCCAACTCCAAGTCCGATTCGGTCGCACTCTCGTGCGATTATTCATGAGGACCTTTTGCTCAAATGCATGTCACGGTTCTAGCGGGACTCGTTGCAAAATCGGAGCAGATGGATGGACGCACGAGAGCGGCGAAGATTTTCAGGAAAACGCTGGGCCCGTATTCAAAAGAGCCGATGGGATCCGCAGACCCCACCAGCTGGGATGGCAATACAAACCTAGGCTTGGCGACGAGGCTCTTAAAGCAGTTCAGCGCCAAATCCGGCGTCGAAAATGGCTTTTGACCGATGTTATTGCGAGGGTGGTGCGCCTTCCGTGGGTGATCGCACATCGACATCGGGGAGGAGTTTTGGGAGTCGGTCGATCGGAAGTGTCCATTCACCATGGTAGCCCACGAACAGCGTTTTTAGTCGTCGTATATTCTTCAGGCTCTCCAGTCCCGTTTCGGTTACTGTGGTTTCGGGATTCGTTCCATAGACTGGAGCGAGCACAAGAGTTTCCAGATTGGGCAATACGCTAATCTCTGCGATCGATGCGTCATTGATATGCTCAAACGAGCTTAAGTAGAGAGTGTGGAGGTTTGGAAGGTCCGCAAGGCGTGTTAGACCACCCAAGAAGTTCACTTGGCTCAGGTCAAGCAGTTCGAGGGACCTTAGCGTTGAGAATTTTGCCAGCTCCTCTCCATTGAGGCGATGCGATGAGGAGTCAAACACTTTAACTCCGCTCAGCGATAGCCGTTCCAGTTTGAGGCAACTGGCGATCT
Coding sequences within it:
- a CDS encoding DUF922 domain-containing protein, encoding MRLITSFQAAQWLTFFCCWGVAVGKEPAALERPYELGPLTISEFIGRVEPGSTAQANTATRVRSKFRYSIRRSGRHFEAKITSITLFTVFLPQDSWWASHASTALLDHEQGHFDIAEINVRKAQLAIAQSKSNGKSMMVTKNSKQEASAAVVAMLDEQLQQVDSQIAADNLEYDRDTRHGLSSPKQSELRRIHQLTLEHLAEELAARNPKTRRLRAKSAPQ
- a CDS encoding sulfatase family protein; amino-acid sequence: MAAERPNIVLVFIDDMGWGDFSCFGNEDATTPNIDRLAAEGIRFEQFYVNSPICSPSRTAISTGQYPQRWRITSYLNHRKANEERGMAQWLDPQAPMLARSLQQAGYATGHFGKWHMGGQRDVNDAPTIQTYGFDESLTNFEGMGPKLLPLTLKPGQEKPGRIWEDAENLGAGFRWMLRSEITGGFVDAAIPFIDQAVANDKPFYINLWPDDVHGPYWPPVESWGDGSKRRLYLSVLESMDQQFGRLFDRIRSDAKLRDNTLILICSDNGPAPGAGEAGPFRGFKTHLYEGGIRSPLIVWGPNFLRKKGYNNTESVFSAVDLAPTLLAFTDTTFPAGIQFDGEPLVATLLGDGGSRAAPLFFRRPPDRDSYYGVDDLPDLAVRAGKWKLLCEYDGSAPELYDMQTDRGESSNVAANHADIVAHLTRSLLAWHKSMPPDNGPILSKQAK